The genome window TTTGCTTTGGATAAACTATTCCAACTTGTTACTTTGTCGAATTTAAAAGTAACAGTGTTAGTGGAATTGTCAAAGCTAGTTGTCCCAACTTGGTTTGTAATGTCTTCCCCACCAACAGAAACCTGTAAGTCCGTATAGTTCATGCCACTTGGTAGCGCTAATTTTATTTCCAGTTTATAGTCTTCCTGGGTTTGATTCGTTAAAGTTGGAAATGTAAGAGTGGATGTGTATTTATATGGGACATTCTCATTGGTATTTTGTAGTAATGCAATATTATTTGTATCGTGAGTATCAGCAAGTGCAGAAATAGGTGTAAGTGCTATTTGACTAGCTAGAGAACTTAAAACTATAAGGCTAGCGATAGTTTTTTTCTTATTAAACATTATTTAAATAACCTCTTTCCTTGAATTGGGATTTAATGTAATTAAAGTATAGCACTCGATTTTGGGGCGTTAGTTTAATTCTAGTAGCATTAATATGGTATATTTTGTCGAAATAATGACTAATGAGAATCATAAAAAGGTAAATCGTTAATTTAAACTTTAACAGTTAGCGCTATTAAGTACTTTTACTCAGAAAACCTCTACCATCTTCTTGTTATTTCAGCTATAATGAAGTAATTGAAAACTAAATTAAAGGATATACAAGGAGGAAAACGATTTGAACATTATGATTGCGCTGATTCCTGCATTACTTTGGGGAACAGTCCCGCTAATTATTACAAAATTTGGCGGTTCAACAAGACAACAAACGATGGGAATGACACTAGGGGCACTCACTTTTGCGGTAATCGTTTTCTTCTTTACTGATCCAGTTTATACGCTTAAAACAGTAGGGATTAGTTTTATAACAGGATGTTTATGGACTGTTGGTCAGATGTTCCAACTGCAAGCATTCAAAATTATCGGTGTTTCAAAAGCAATGCCGATTTCTACAGGGATGCAATTAGTTGGAACAACACTTTGCGGGGTAATCTTATTTCATGAATGGGATACGACACTTCGAATTATTTTAGGTTTTATAGCATTAGCTCTTATCGTCGGTGGAATTTTCTTAACATCTTATGCTGAAAAAGAAGAAGATGGTACTAATGCATTAAAACAAGGTTTGATCACATTATTCATTTCTGCTTGTGGTTATGTTGGCTTAGTTGTTCTAATTCAAGGTTTCAAAATCGATGGAATTAATGCGATTTTGCCGCAAGCGATTGGGATGGTTATAAGTGCGCTAATTATGACACACAGTGGTGGTACGGAAAAACGCTTCAATAAACGAACTCTCTTACTTACTATTCCAGGAGTGATTTGGGCAGCTGGAAACGTTGCGATGGTTCACGCTAACCAACTTGTTGGAGTCGCAACTGGTTTTTCACTTTCGCAATTAGGAGTTGTTATCTCAACTATTGGAGGTATCATACTTTTAAAAGAAAAGAAAACGCAAAAAGAAATGCTTTTTGTTATTGTGGGCGTAGTTTTAGTTGTTCTCGGCGGGATTTTAATCGGCGTTGCAAAAGGCGCTTAATTAATTATTTCGTTTAGCGTGAAAAATGATATAATAATACTAATTGTTTTATTTTTAAGGAGGGAATTGTGTTGCCTGAAGAGAAAAATACGTTTTATATTACAACACCAATCTATTATCCAAGCGGAAAAGCGCATATCGGCCATGCTTATACGACTGTTGCGGGGGACGCGATGGCTCGTTATAAACGTTTAAAAGGATATGATGTGTTTTACTTAACTGGAACAGATGAGCACGGTCAAAAAATCCAAGCGAAAGCGAAAGAACGCGGAATTTCTGAACAAGAATACGTGGATGAAATCGCAGAAGGCTTCCAAGAACTTTGGAAAAAACTAGAAATTTCTAATACGGATTTTATTCGTACAACACAAGACCGTCATAAAACATCGGTTGAAAAAATCTTTGAACAACTTTTAGAGCAAGGCGACATTTACTTAGGTGAATACGAAGGTTGGTACTCTGTTTCTGATGAAGAATACTTTACAGAAACACAGTTAGAAGAAGTATATAAAGATGAAAATGGCAAAGTAATCGGCGGAAAAGCTCCAAGTGGCAATGAAGTCGAACTTGTTAAAGAAGAATCCTACTTCTTCCGCATGAGCAAATATGCGGACCGTTTAGTAGAATATTATAATTCCCATCCAGAATTTATCCTTCCTGAATCCAGAAAAAATGAAATGATTAATAATTTCATTAAACCTGGTTTGGAAGATTTAGCAGTATCTAGAACAACTTTTGATTGGGGTATTAAAGTTCCTGGTAATCCAAAACATGTTGTTTATGTATGGATTGATGCGCTTTCTAACTATATTACTGCGCTTGGATATAATACGGACAATGATACGAAATTCCAAAAATACTGGCCTGCTGATGTACAAATCGTTGGGAAAGAAATCGTTCGTTTCCACACAATTTATTGGCCAATTATGCTGATGGCACTAGACTTACCACTTCCCAAAATGGTATTCGGCCATGGCTGGATTTTAATGAAAGATGGTAAAATGTCGAAGTCCAAAGGTAACGTAGTAGATCCTTATATGCTGATTGACCGCTACGGCCTAGATGCGCTTCGTTATTACTTATTACGCGAAGTTCCATTTGGCTCAGATGGTTTATTTACACCAGAAGACTTTGTTGATCGTGTGAACTTTGATCTTGCCAACGATTTAGGAAACTTGCTTAATCGTACAGTAGCAATGATTAACAAATACTTTGATGGTGAAATTCCGGCTTATCAAGGTAATGTAACAGAATTTGATCAAATTTTAGTAGATTTTAAAAACAATGTGGTGAAGGAATATGAAGGTAGCATGGATCACATGCAATTCTCTGTAGCTTTAAACCAACTGTGGTCACTAATTTCTCGTACAAATAAATATATCGATGAAACTGCTCCATGGGCACTTGCCAAGGACGAAGATAAACGCACAGAACTTGCAAGCGTAATGACTCATTTAGCGGAAAACTTACGTATTATCGCAGTGCTTTTACAACCATTCTTAACAAGAACTCCGGGCGAAATCTTCTTACAACTAGGTTTACAAGAAGAAAACTTGAAAAAATGGGATAGCATTTATGGATATGGTGAAATTCCAGCAGGCACCACTGTGGTGAAAAAAGGTACGCCAATTTTCCCGAGACTTGATGCAGAAGTGGAAGTTACCTATATTCAAGATGAAATGAAAGGCTCTGCACCAGCGCCTGCCGAAGAAGTGGCGGAAGTTGAAGCACTTGAAACACCGCAAATCGGCATTGAAGACTTCGACAAAATCGATCTTCGTGTTGCAGAAGTAAAACAAGTAGATAAAGTGAAAAAAGCAGATAAACTTCTTTGTTTCCAATTAGATTTAGGAGAAGGAAAACTACGCCAAGTGCTTTCAGGCATTGCCGAATTCTATCAACCAGAAGAACTAATCGGCAAAAAAGTTATCGTCGTTTCTAACTTAAAACCTGTGAAACTTCGCGGACTAATGAGCGAAGGAATGATTCTCTCAGGCGAAAAAGATGGCAAGCTAAGCGTAATTGAAGCAAGTAGCGCACTTCCAAATGGTGCGAAAGTAAAATAGTAAAAACGAGTCCTAATTCACTTGAATTAGGGCTCATTTTTTTCGTTTAAAAAAACTTTTAAAAAAAAGATTGCATATTGCAAACGATTACAATATAATGTAACTATACTTACTTAATTCATTGAACGAAGTAAGTTGTCAGCCAGAAGTAAAGGAGCTTGAAAATGGATATCTTAAGAAAAGGGAATAAAGATTTAATTAAAGACATAAACCGCTATACAGTACTGAATTTAATCCGTGAAAAAGGAGAAATCACGCGGACTGAGATAGCCAAAAAATGCGATTTTGGGATGTCTACATTAACGTATATTTTAGATGATTTACAGCAAGAAGGCATTATTTTGGAAGGTGCCGAAACATCATCTACTGGAGGCAGGCGTGCCAAGCTAGTCAGATTTAATAAAGATTATGGATTTGTTGTTAGTGTCAAAGTAGAAGAGGAACAACTTCTTTTTGCGTTGACTGATTTAAATGCAGAAATCATTGAAAATACTTCTATACCATTTTCTTCAGAGAAAAAACCAGAAGAAGCAATTGAGTTGATTGCTAAAAATGTGAAAAAGATGTGTGGAAACAGAGATATGAACCATTTGCTAGGAGTTGGAATTGCGATTTCCGGTCTAGTTAATCGTAAAAAGGAACAGTTATCCGCTCTACTATGTTAGGGTGGGAAAATGTCGCTTTAGAAGCAATGCTACATGCTCACTTTCCAGATATTCCAGTGTACGTAGATAAAAATATAAACTGCTACACACTTGCAGAACTGTGGTTAGGTGAAGGGAAACAATCAAATAATTTTGCCACAGTTTCCGTTGGAGCTGGACTTGGTTTATCCGTTGTTATTAATCGCCAAATTTATTACGGTGCACAAGGTGGAGCTGGTGAATTCGGACATACAACGATTCAGCCAGGTGGATACAAATGTCACTGTGGTCAAAAAGGATGCTTAGAAATGTACGCATCCGAATTTTATTTCCGAAATCGTGGCGAAGAATTAAAAGAAGCATATCCCACATCAGAATTAAATGATTTTCATTTTGATAAAGTGGCGAAAAGTGCTCGAGCTGGAGACGAAATGGCGACGGAACTCATGGGTAAAATGGGTGAATATTTAGGATACGGGATTCGAAATATCATTAATACTTTCAACCCAGAAAAAGTTATCATTGTCGGTGAAGGTTTGCATCATAGAGACTTATTCTTAACTAAAATTGATGAAATTGCTTCACAAAACTTTTTTTCAGGGGCTGGCTTTGAAACGGAAATTACTACAACTTCTTTAGAGGATCCTGCATGGTTACAAGGTGCGGCTTTACTAGTCATTCACCAATTATTCCAAGTGCCAATCTATGAAGAAGAACAAACTTTACTACGTTAAAAAGTACATAAACTATTTCAGGAGGTTATTTTTACATGGTTGGTATGACTAGAAAGAAAACACTCTTTTGGCTATGCATATTCTTGCTACCCAATTTACTAGGTTTTCTCATTTTTATTGCAATCCCAATCCTTGGCTCGCTTGGTATTAGTTTTACCGATTGGGACTTAGTGAGTACGATTCACTTTACTGGATTTGAAAATTACAAAAGGCTATTTAATGACCCAGAATTTTGGAAATCGTTTAGAAATACAATCACGTTCATCATCGGTTATTTACCAAGTGTAATGATTCTTGGTCTTGCGTGTGCCTTGATGTTAAACCAAAAAATTAAACTAAGACCATTTTTCCGAGCAGTGTACTTCTTACCCGTGATCACTTCATGGGTAGCTGTTTCACTCGTTTGGAAATGGCTTTTCAACCCTTCGTACGGTCTGATCAATTACTTCTTATCTTTAATTGGTATTGCAGGACCAAACTGGTTAACTGATCCACAAACGGCGATGATCGCTGTGATTATTACCAGTGCGTGGAAAGATATTGGTTTCGTTATGGTATTATTCCTTGGTGGTTTGCAAAATATTTCACCATCTTACTACGAAGCTGCCAATATGGACGGAGCGTCAAAACTTCGCCAATTATTCTCTATTACCATCCCACTTCTTACTCCAACCACATTCTTTGTGACGATAATATCTCTTATCAACTCGTTCCAGGTGTTTGACCAAGTGATGATTATGACTGAAGGTGGTCCAAGTGGAGCGACGATGACCTTAGTCCAAAATATTTACAACCATGCATTTAGATACTTCGAAATGGGCTATGCTTCCGCGATGAGTTGGATATTGTTTATTGTTATTTTCATCATTACAATTATTCAAAATAAACTTCAAAAAAGGTGGTCCAATTACTAATGAAAACAGAAAAAAGTGGTTCACCAAAATGGCAACTATTTAAAAATATTCTTACCTATACAATCATCTGTCTTGGTGGGATTATCATGCTTATGCCGTTTGTCTGGATGGTATCAACTGCATTCAAAACAGGCGCAGCGAATATGGTATTACCACCACAATTTATTCCTAAAGAACCGACAACTGCGAACTTCACTCAAGTATTTGAAATGTTCCCAATGTTGCGATTTTTAGTTAACTCCGTGATAGTTGCAGTTGTAACAACACTCGGTCAAATGCTGTTTTGTTCAATGGCAGCGTATGCATTTGCCAGAATTCCTTTCTGGGGTCGCGATAAACTATTTTTACTTTACTTGGCAAC of Listeria monocytogenes contains these proteins:
- the metG gene encoding methionine--tRNA ligase, whose translation is MVLPEEKNTFYITTPIYYPSGKAHIGHAYTTVAGDAMARYKRLKGYDVFYLTGTDEHGQKIQAKAKERGISEQEYVDEIAEGFQELWKKLEISNTDFIRTTQDRHKTSVEKIFEQLLEQGDIYLGEYEGWYSVSDEEYFTETQLEEVYKDENGKVIGGKAPSGNEVELVKEESYFFRMSKYADRLVEYYNSHPEFILPESRKNEMINNFIKPGLEDLAVSRTTFDWGIKVPGNPKHVVYVWIDALSNYITALGYNTDNDTKFQKYWPADVQIVGKEIVRFHTIYWPIMLMALDLPLPKMVFGHGWILMKDGKMSKSKGNVVDPYMLIDRYGLDALRYYLLREVPFGSDGLFTPEDFVDRVNFDLANDLGNLLNRTVAMINKYFDGEIPAYQGNVTEFDQILVDFKNNVVKEYEGSMDHMQFSVALNQLWSLISRTNKYIDETAPWALAKDEDKRTELASVMTHLAENLRIIAVLLQPFLTRTPGEIFLQLGLQEENLKKWDSIYGYGEIPAGTTVVKKGTPIFPRLDAEVEVTYIQDEMKGSAPAPAEEVAEVEALETPQIGIEDFDKIDLRVAEVKQVDKVKKADKLLCFQLDLGEGKLRQVLSGIAEFYQPEELIGKKVIVVSNLKPVKLRGLMSEGMILSGEKDGKLSVIEASSALPNGAKVK
- a CDS encoding carbohydrate ABC transporter permease — protein: MVGMTRKKTLFWLCIFLLPNLLGFLIFIAIPILGSLGISFTDWDLVSTIHFTGFENYKRLFNDPEFWKSFRNTITFIIGYLPSVMILGLACALMLNQKIKLRPFFRAVYFLPVITSWVAVSLVWKWLFNPSYGLINYFLSLIGIAGPNWLTDPQTAMIAVIITSAWKDIGFVMVLFLGGLQNISPSYYEAANMDGASKLRQLFSITIPLLTPTTFFVTIISLINSFQVFDQVMIMTEGGPSGATMTLVQNIYNHAFRYFEMGYASAMSWILFIVIFIITIIQNKLQKRWSNY
- a CDS encoding GRP family sugar transporter codes for the protein MNIMIALIPALLWGTVPLIITKFGGSTRQQTMGMTLGALTFAVIVFFFTDPVYTLKTVGISFITGCLWTVGQMFQLQAFKIIGVSKAMPISTGMQLVGTTLCGVILFHEWDTTLRIILGFIALALIVGGIFLTSYAEKEEDGTNALKQGLITLFISACGYVGLVVLIQGFKIDGINAILPQAIGMVISALIMTHSGGTEKRFNKRTLLLTIPGVIWAAGNVAMVHANQLVGVATGFSLSQLGVVISTIGGIILLKEKKTQKEMLFVIVGVVLVVLGGILIGVAKGA